From Alienimonas californiensis, a single genomic window includes:
- a CDS encoding ThuA domain-containing protein → MSALPLLAALLAAAPADANAPLVYRGDAGPGQGTKVVLIAGDHEYRSEETIPALARILAKRHGFECTVLFSLNAAGEIDPAADNIPGLEALADADLMVNFLRFKNLPDDQMAHFDAYLRRGGPVIGLRTATHAFKMSKDSKFANYDFQSKAVGFDGGFGEQVLGETWVGHYGKNHEMSTRLDLNEKQADHPILRGVEQAWVEAGGYWAEPLPGSTVLAFAQPLQGMTPDSPPAADKQPCPGAWVRTYRIPGASSAEDAGSGRVFTTTYGASEDLRNDGFRRMLVNACFWAAGLEEEIAPDLNVELVGPYQPTTFRHGGHVKGVRPADLAGWETPILPAAD, encoded by the coding sequence ATGAGCGCTCTCCCCCTCCTCGCGGCCCTGCTGGCCGCGGCCCCCGCCGATGCGAACGCCCCCCTCGTCTACCGCGGCGACGCCGGGCCGGGGCAGGGTACGAAGGTCGTGCTGATCGCCGGCGATCATGAGTATCGCTCCGAAGAGACGATCCCCGCCCTCGCCCGCATCCTAGCGAAGCGGCACGGGTTCGAGTGCACCGTGCTGTTCAGCCTGAACGCCGCCGGCGAGATCGATCCGGCGGCGGACAACATCCCGGGCCTCGAGGCGCTGGCGGACGCGGATCTGATGGTGAACTTCCTCCGGTTCAAAAATCTACCGGACGATCAGATGGCGCACTTCGACGCCTATCTCCGCCGCGGCGGGCCGGTGATCGGCCTGCGGACCGCCACGCACGCCTTCAAGATGTCGAAGGACAGCAAGTTCGCGAACTACGACTTCCAATCCAAGGCCGTCGGGTTCGACGGCGGCTTCGGCGAACAGGTGCTCGGCGAAACGTGGGTCGGCCACTACGGCAAGAACCACGAGATGAGCACGCGGCTGGACCTGAACGAGAAGCAGGCGGACCACCCGATTCTCCGCGGCGTCGAACAGGCCTGGGTTGAGGCGGGCGGGTACTGGGCGGAGCCGCTGCCGGGCAGCACCGTGCTGGCGTTCGCCCAGCCGTTGCAGGGGATGACGCCGGACTCCCCGCCCGCCGCGGACAAGCAGCCCTGCCCGGGCGCCTGGGTGCGGACCTACCGGATTCCCGGCGCCTCGTCCGCGGAGGACGCGGGCTCCGGTCGGGTGTTCACGACGACCTACGGCGCCTCGGAGGACCTGCGGAACGACGGGTTCCGGCGGATGCTGGTCAACGCCTGCTTCTGGGCCGCGGGGCTGGAGGAGGAAATCGCTCCGGACCTGAACGTCGAGTTGGTGGGTCCCTACCAGCCCACCACGTTCCGGCACGGCGGCCATGTGAAAGGCGTTCGCCCGGCGGATCTGGCCGGGTGGGAGACGCCGATTCTCCCCGCGGCCGACTGA